A window of the Pogona vitticeps strain Pit_001003342236 chromosome 4, PviZW2.1, whole genome shotgun sequence genome harbors these coding sequences:
- the LOC110086219 gene encoding protein 4.2 isoform X2: MGQALQVKRCDVQAAGNNQAHHTAAISTERLVVRRGQPFALTLHFGSPVPGGGLRQLRRTSLVAQTGPRPSKADGSLVEIPISRLDNWTGWEAAVDAQDASSWSLVVTAPPDAPVGHYALLLRHVSALGQATQCPLASFALLFNPWCRGDSVFLPNEAQRQEYVLNQDGTIYWGLEEAPQEQPWDFGQLSGDMVDISLALLEVIRLFWPPDATPPPPRPWELRSPLHVCRLLNALLNSEAHRALLEGCWTGEHSDGTPPFQWPGSLPILRQWLATRCRPVRYGQGWVSAAVLCSVLRTLGIPTRVVSNFSSSAGALSVEERFDENAALISSTLEEEAAARVWPFRVWNECWMSRQDLEPGYHGWQAIDATPQDTGRGLHCCGPAPVKAIREGRLDLPYDVATFFAATNATCVPWVRLESGALEPAFSSPKYVGNHISTKGVGSERCEDITHNYKAPEGSAEETAVLEKAWQTLAERQEPGRGGTGCQAPPWLRPGAQAEVEAEEPLLLFARLQAEESSLALGRDARLSVAVASASGRDRPLQVVLGAQALRYDGRALQQFWKEEFHVTVRDRHEHVLRTTLPYAEYGPALKSSLLMKVTALVRDRPPLSTRSPVFLAWQEIHLAAPGLLVQIPESVTQFQPTEAKVQLHNPLPEPLADCVVSVSGRGLVHKERSYRLGPIEAGATRHLSIPFTPTQAGARRLTIHVGSSSLLQPRRTLETIRVAPAAKQSSPLSREAQ; encoded by the exons ATGGGCCAAG CTCTGCAGGTCAAGAGATGTGATGTCCAGGCGGCAGGGAACAACCAGGCTCACCACACGGCCGCCATCAGCACGGAGCGCCTGGTGGTGCGGCGGGGGCAGCCCTTTGCCCTCACCCTTCACTTCGGCTCCCCTGTGCCGGGAGGGGGCCTGAGGCAGCTGCGCAGAACCTCCCTGGTTGCACAGACAG GGCCGCGGCCATCCAAGGCAGACGGGAGCCTGGTGGAGATCCCCATCTCCAGGCTGGACAACTGGACTGGCTGGGAAGCGGCTGTGGACGCCCAAGATGCCTCCTCGTGGTCGCTGGTGGTGACCGCCCCACCTGACGCCCCCGTCGGTCACTACGCCCTGCTCTTGCGGCATGTCTCAGCCCTGGGCCAGGCGACGCAGTGTCCGCTGGCCAGCTTCGCTCTGCTGTTCAACCCCTGGTGCCGAG GAGACAGTGTGTTCCTGCCCAATGAAGCCCAGCGGCAGGAGTACGTTTTGAACCAGGACGGCACCATCTACTGGGGGCTGGAGGAGGCCCCTCAGGAACAGCCGTGGGACTTTGGCCAG CTTTCAGGAGACATGGTGGACATCAGCCTGGCCCTGCTGGAGGTCATCCGCCTCTTCTGGCCGCCGGATgcaacgccgccgccgccgcgtcccTGGGAGCTGCGGAGCCCCCTCCACGTCTGCCGCCTCCTCAATGCCCTG CTGAACAGCGAGGCACACCGAGCCCTCCTGGAGGGCTGCTGGACGGGAGAGCACAGCGACGGGACTCCCCCTTTCCAATGGCCCGGCAGCCTCCCCATCCTGCGCCAGTGGCTGGCCACCCGATGCCGGCCCGTCCGCTATGGGCAGGGCTGGGTATCTGCTGCGGTCCTGTGCTCAG TGCTGAGGACCTTGGGCATTCCCACGCGGGTGGTCAGCAACTTCTCCTCCTCGGCCGGCGCCCTGAGTGTGGAAGAGCGCTTTGATGAGAACGCAGCCCTGATCTCCAGCACcttggaggaggaggcggcggctcGCGTCTG GCCTTTCCGCGTCTGGAACGAGTGCTGGATGAGCCGCCAGGACTTGGAGCCGGGCTACCATGGGTGGCAAGCCATCGACGCCACACCCCAAGACACAGGGAGGG GGCTGCACTGCTGCGGGCCAGCACCGGTGAAGGCCATCAGGGAGGGCCGCCTGGACTTGCCTTATGACGTGGCCACCTTCTTTGCGGCCACCAATGCCACGTGCGTCCCCTGGGTGCGCCTGGAGAGCGGAGCGCTTGAGCCTGCCTTTTCCAGCCCAAAGTATGTCGGCAACCACATCAGCACCAAGGGGGTGGGCAGCGAGCGCTGCGAGGACATCACCCACAACTACAAGGCTCCCGAAG GGTCTGCAGAGGAGACGGCTGTCCTGGAGAAGGCCTGGCAAACCCTGGCGGAGCGGCAGGAGCCGGGCCGAGGGGGCACGGGGTGCCAGGCCCCACCATGGCTGAGGCCGGGAGCCCAGGCAGAGGTGGAGGCGGAGGagcctctcctcctctttgcccGCCTCCAGGCGGAGGAGAGCTCCCTGGCCCTGGGACGGGACGCCCGGCTCTCGGTGGCCGTGGCCAGTGCGTCCGGCCGGGACAGGCCCCTGCAAGTGGTGCTGGGAGCCCAGGCCCTGCGGTACGACGGCCGGGCCCTGCAACAGTTCTGGAAGGAGGAGTTTCACGTCACCGTCCGGGACCGCCACG AGCATGTCCTGCGCACCACGTTGCCTTACGCAGAGTACGGCCCTGCCCTTAAGAGCAGCCTCTTGATGAAAGTCACCGCCCTGGTGAGGGACCGGCCCCCGCTCAGCACCCGCAGCCCCGTCTTCCTGGCTTGGCAGGAGATCCACCTCGCGGCACCAGGCCTCCTCGTCCAG ATCCCAGAGTCGGTCACCCAGTTCCAACCGACCGAGGCCAAGGTCCAGCTGCACAACCCGCTGCCTGAGCCCCTGGCAGACTGTGTGGTCTCTGTGTCCGGACGGGGGCTGGTGCACAAGGAGAGGAGCTACCG GCTGGGGCCCATAGAGGCAGGCGCCACCCGTCACCTGAGCATCCCCTTCACGCCCACCCAGGCCGGGGCCCGGAGGCTGACGATACACGTGGGAAGCAGCAGCCTGCTCCAGCCCCGCCGGACCCTCGAGACCATTCGGGTCGCCCCGGCCGCCAAGCAGAGCTCCCCTCTCTCCAGGGAAGCACAGTAA
- the LOC110086219 gene encoding protein 4.2 isoform X1: MGQALQVKRCDVQAAGNNQAHHTAAISTERLVVRRGQPFALTLHFGSPVPGGGLRQLRRTSLVAQTGPRPSKADGSLVEIPISRLDNWTGWEAAVDAQDASSWSLVVTAPPDAPVGHYALLLRHVSALGQATQCPLASFALLFNPWCRGDSVFLPNEAQRQEYVLNQDGTIYWGLEEAPQEQPWDFGQVGEGAFPGNPGGALRPPLWSQWAQLGASGPVPRGWHLVAKLLRGCVWVNTHKGSAHALGGASCPWLCLRSCSQLTSPFGAQAPGAAFGEGLPPREGLRLPAPGGRSGGSPLLAFRRHGGHQPGPAGGHPPLLAAGCNAAAAASLGAAEPPPRLPPPQCPAEQRGTPSPPGGLLDGRAQRRDSPFPMARQPPHPAPVAGHPMPARPLWAGLGICCGPVLRPFRVWNECWMSRQDLEPGYHGWQAIDATPQDTGRGLHCCGPAPVKAIREGRLDLPYDVATFFAATNATCVPWVRLESGALEPAFSSPKYVGNHISTKGVGSERCEDITHNYKAPEGSAEETAVLEKAWQTLAERQEPGRGGTGCQAPPWLRPGAQAEVEAEEPLLLFARLQAEESSLALGRDARLSVAVASASGRDRPLQVVLGAQALRYDGRALQQFWKEEFHVTVRDRHEHVLRTTLPYAEYGPALKSSLLMKVTALVRDRPPLSTRSPVFLAWQEIHLAAPGLLVQIPESVTQFQPTEAKVQLHNPLPEPLADCVVSVSGRGLVHKERSYRLGPIEAGATRHLSIPFTPTQAGARRLTIHVGSSSLLQPRRTLETIRVAPAAKQSSPLSREAQ; the protein is encoded by the exons ATGGGCCAAG CTCTGCAGGTCAAGAGATGTGATGTCCAGGCGGCAGGGAACAACCAGGCTCACCACACGGCCGCCATCAGCACGGAGCGCCTGGTGGTGCGGCGGGGGCAGCCCTTTGCCCTCACCCTTCACTTCGGCTCCCCTGTGCCGGGAGGGGGCCTGAGGCAGCTGCGCAGAACCTCCCTGGTTGCACAGACAG GGCCGCGGCCATCCAAGGCAGACGGGAGCCTGGTGGAGATCCCCATCTCCAGGCTGGACAACTGGACTGGCTGGGAAGCGGCTGTGGACGCCCAAGATGCCTCCTCGTGGTCGCTGGTGGTGACCGCCCCACCTGACGCCCCCGTCGGTCACTACGCCCTGCTCTTGCGGCATGTCTCAGCCCTGGGCCAGGCGACGCAGTGTCCGCTGGCCAGCTTCGCTCTGCTGTTCAACCCCTGGTGCCGAG GAGACAGTGTGTTCCTGCCCAATGAAGCCCAGCGGCAGGAGTACGTTTTGAACCAGGACGGCACCATCTACTGGGGGCTGGAGGAGGCCCCTCAGGAACAGCCGTGGGACTTTGGCCAGGTGGGGGAAGGGGCCTTTCCAGGCAACCCCGGGGGTGCGCTCCGGCCTCCCCTCTGGTCCCAGTGGGCTCAGCTGGGAGCCTCAGGACCGGTCCCACGAGGTTGGCATTTGGTGGCCAAGCTCTTGCGTGGGTGTGTTTGGGTCAACACACACAAAGGGAGCGCGCATGCGTTAGGTGGAGCCTCCTGCCCCTGGCTGTGCCTTCGCTCCTGCAGCCAACTGACCTCTCCTTTTGGGGCACAAGCCCCAGGGGCAGCTTTTGGGGAGGGCCTCCCGCCACGTGAAGGGTTGCGTCTCCCTGCTCCAGGCGGCCGCTCTGGCGGTTCTCCTCTCTTAGCTTTCAGGAGACATGGTGGACATCAGCCTGGCCCTGCTGGAGGTCATCCGCCTCTTCTGGCCGCCGGATgcaacgccgccgccgccgcgtcccTGGGAGCTGCGGAGCCCCCTCCACGTCTGCCGCCTCCTCAATGCCCTG CTGAACAGCGAGGCACACCGAGCCCTCCTGGAGGGCTGCTGGACGGGAGAGCACAGCGACGGGACTCCCCCTTTCCAATGGCCCGGCAGCCTCCCCATCCTGCGCCAGTGGCTGGCCACCCGATGCCGGCCCGTCCGCTATGGGCAGGGCTGGGTATCTGCTGCGGTCCTGTGCTCAG GCCTTTCCGCGTCTGGAACGAGTGCTGGATGAGCCGCCAGGACTTGGAGCCGGGCTACCATGGGTGGCAAGCCATCGACGCCACACCCCAAGACACAGGGAGGG GGCTGCACTGCTGCGGGCCAGCACCGGTGAAGGCCATCAGGGAGGGCCGCCTGGACTTGCCTTATGACGTGGCCACCTTCTTTGCGGCCACCAATGCCACGTGCGTCCCCTGGGTGCGCCTGGAGAGCGGAGCGCTTGAGCCTGCCTTTTCCAGCCCAAAGTATGTCGGCAACCACATCAGCACCAAGGGGGTGGGCAGCGAGCGCTGCGAGGACATCACCCACAACTACAAGGCTCCCGAAG GGTCTGCAGAGGAGACGGCTGTCCTGGAGAAGGCCTGGCAAACCCTGGCGGAGCGGCAGGAGCCGGGCCGAGGGGGCACGGGGTGCCAGGCCCCACCATGGCTGAGGCCGGGAGCCCAGGCAGAGGTGGAGGCGGAGGagcctctcctcctctttgcccGCCTCCAGGCGGAGGAGAGCTCCCTGGCCCTGGGACGGGACGCCCGGCTCTCGGTGGCCGTGGCCAGTGCGTCCGGCCGGGACAGGCCCCTGCAAGTGGTGCTGGGAGCCCAGGCCCTGCGGTACGACGGCCGGGCCCTGCAACAGTTCTGGAAGGAGGAGTTTCACGTCACCGTCCGGGACCGCCACG AGCATGTCCTGCGCACCACGTTGCCTTACGCAGAGTACGGCCCTGCCCTTAAGAGCAGCCTCTTGATGAAAGTCACCGCCCTGGTGAGGGACCGGCCCCCGCTCAGCACCCGCAGCCCCGTCTTCCTGGCTTGGCAGGAGATCCACCTCGCGGCACCAGGCCTCCTCGTCCAG ATCCCAGAGTCGGTCACCCAGTTCCAACCGACCGAGGCCAAGGTCCAGCTGCACAACCCGCTGCCTGAGCCCCTGGCAGACTGTGTGGTCTCTGTGTCCGGACGGGGGCTGGTGCACAAGGAGAGGAGCTACCG GCTGGGGCCCATAGAGGCAGGCGCCACCCGTCACCTGAGCATCCCCTTCACGCCCACCCAGGCCGGGGCCCGGAGGCTGACGATACACGTGGGAAGCAGCAGCCTGCTCCAGCCCCGCCGGACCCTCGAGACCATTCGGGTCGCCCCGGCCGCCAAGCAGAGCTCCCCTCTCTCCAGGGAAGCACAGTAA
- the CCNDBP1 gene encoding cyclin-D1-binding protein 1 isoform X1, with translation MGDHGDRQREALAETRHLNIFPAERHQGRGLELGKPLSSLLLLLKARFDPVTPPGMGRLGPASFPWDYDPHNPRPWRGGPAPWPQGLPGVGVSWAGSGERKGRGWGSQRGAAPPGRAMAMEAAAGLAAEGPGRDRDRAALEGLRESLGVTLACLRGGETGGGGGAFEAGRFWDALGRAFGAASQEATKLSLAFSRPPLPSREEQERLAEGVQAAVLAAASVFYQLPKDQGTTLRRAVREATVEVVEGMIQLTEVILRTPLQSLSRDQLVSTGGVWEACDRVSSLPRDNQAAATLAISSCLGIVKDALEEMEQAQAEGGDPYGDVLEDEEVGSRGNKDVYWSEADRQLLGPCVGLVKAARACLKKVLGAVRAHGQAATLEQVAQLDDLADIAGDVSPSVDELVLSTYPPVNQLALRLNAGKLASVLKKMLEIARTSHVCPSPEEDWVRFLTGAVDHNMGRIKSLTQGLL, from the exons ATGGGAGACCATGGGGACAGGCAAAGGGAAGCCCTGGCAGAAACGAGACACCTGAATATATTCCCGGCTGAGCGCCATCAGGGAAGAGGCCTCGAACTCGGAAagcctctttcttcccttctgctgctgctgaaggcTCGCTTCGACCCCGTGACCCCTCCGGGGATGGGGCGTTTGGGGCCGGCCAGCTTTCCTTGGGACTACGACCCCCACAATCCCCGGCCCTGGAGAGGAGGCCCCGCCCCCTGGCCCCAAGGGCTGCCGGGAGTTGGAGTGTCCTGGGCCGGGAGCGGCGAGCGGAAGggccgggggtgggggagccAGCGCGGAGCCGCTCCTCCCGGGCGGGCCATGGCcatggaggcggcggcggggctgGCGGCCGAGGGCCCGGGACGGGACCGGGACCGGGCGGCGCTGGAAGGCCTGCGGGAGTCGCTGGGGGTCACCCTGGCCTGCCTGCGAG GCGGAGAGACCGGCGGGGGCGGAGGCGCCTTCGAGGCGGGACGCTTTTGGGACGCCCTCG GGCGGGCGTTCGGGGCCGCCTCCCAAGAAGCCACGAAGCTGAGCCTGGCCTTCTCGAGACCGCCGCTGCCGTCCCGGGAG GAGCAGGAGAGACTGGCCGAAGGTGTGCAGGCCGCCGTCCTGGCCGCGGCCTCGGTCTTTTACCAGCTCCCGAAGGACCAAG GGACCACCCTGCGCCGAGCGGTGCGGGAGGCCACGGTGGAGGTGGTGGAGGGCATGATCCAGCTCACAGAGGTCATCCTCCGGACCCCCCTGCAGAG CCTCTCTCGGGACCAGCTTGTCTCAACCGGGGGTGTTTGGGAGGCGTGTGACCGAGTTTCCAGCCTGCCTCGAG ATAACCAGGCAGCCGCCACCTTGGCCATCTCTTCCTGCCTGGGGATTGTCAAAGATGCTCTGGAGGAGATGGAGCAG GCGCAAGCGGAAGGGGGAGACCCTTACGGAGATGTCCTGGAGGACGAGGAGGTGGGCTCCCGGGGAAACAAGGATGTCTACTGGTCGGAGGCTGACCGGCAGCTCCTTGGCCCCTGTGTGGGGCTGGTGAAGGCCGCCAGGGCCTGCCTGAAGAAGGTCCTGGGGGCGGTGAGAGCCCACGGCCAGGCGGCCACGCTGGAGCAGGTGGCACAGCTGGATGACCTCGCAGACATTGCGGGCGACGTCAGTCCCAG CGTGGACGAGCTGGTGCTGAGCACCTACCCACCTGTGAACCAGCTGGCCCTGCGCCTGAAT GCTGGAAAACTGGCCTCGGTGCTGAAGAAGATGCTGGAGATCGCCAG GACCAGCCATGTTTGCCCTTCGCCTGAAGAGGACTGGGTGCGATTCCTCACTGGGGCTGTGGATCACAACATGGGCAGAATCAAAAGCCTGACGCAAGGGCTGCTTTGA
- the CCNDBP1 gene encoding cyclin-D1-binding protein 1 isoform X2: protein MGDHGDRQREALAETRHLNIFPAERHQGRGLELGKPLSSLLLLLKARFDPVTPPGMGRLGPASFPWDYDPHNPRPWRGGPAPWPQGLPGVGVSWAGSGERKGRGWGSQRGAAPPGRAMAMEAAAGLAAEGPGRDRDRAALEGLRESLGVTLACLRGRAFGAASQEATKLSLAFSRPPLPSREEQERLAEGVQAAVLAAASVFYQLPKDQGTTLRRAVREATVEVVEGMIQLTEVILRTPLQSLSRDQLVSTGGVWEACDRVSSLPRDNQAAATLAISSCLGIVKDALEEMEQAQAEGGDPYGDVLEDEEVGSRGNKDVYWSEADRQLLGPCVGLVKAARACLKKVLGAVRAHGQAATLEQVAQLDDLADIAGDVSPSVDELVLSTYPPVNQLALRLNAGKLASVLKKMLEIARTSHVCPSPEEDWVRFLTGAVDHNMGRIKSLTQGLL from the exons ATGGGAGACCATGGGGACAGGCAAAGGGAAGCCCTGGCAGAAACGAGACACCTGAATATATTCCCGGCTGAGCGCCATCAGGGAAGAGGCCTCGAACTCGGAAagcctctttcttcccttctgctgctgctgaaggcTCGCTTCGACCCCGTGACCCCTCCGGGGATGGGGCGTTTGGGGCCGGCCAGCTTTCCTTGGGACTACGACCCCCACAATCCCCGGCCCTGGAGAGGAGGCCCCGCCCCCTGGCCCCAAGGGCTGCCGGGAGTTGGAGTGTCCTGGGCCGGGAGCGGCGAGCGGAAGggccgggggtgggggagccAGCGCGGAGCCGCTCCTCCCGGGCGGGCCATGGCcatggaggcggcggcggggctgGCGGCCGAGGGCCCGGGACGGGACCGGGACCGGGCGGCGCTGGAAGGCCTGCGGGAGTCGCTGGGGGTCACCCTGGCCTGCCTGCGAG GGCGGGCGTTCGGGGCCGCCTCCCAAGAAGCCACGAAGCTGAGCCTGGCCTTCTCGAGACCGCCGCTGCCGTCCCGGGAG GAGCAGGAGAGACTGGCCGAAGGTGTGCAGGCCGCCGTCCTGGCCGCGGCCTCGGTCTTTTACCAGCTCCCGAAGGACCAAG GGACCACCCTGCGCCGAGCGGTGCGGGAGGCCACGGTGGAGGTGGTGGAGGGCATGATCCAGCTCACAGAGGTCATCCTCCGGACCCCCCTGCAGAG CCTCTCTCGGGACCAGCTTGTCTCAACCGGGGGTGTTTGGGAGGCGTGTGACCGAGTTTCCAGCCTGCCTCGAG ATAACCAGGCAGCCGCCACCTTGGCCATCTCTTCCTGCCTGGGGATTGTCAAAGATGCTCTGGAGGAGATGGAGCAG GCGCAAGCGGAAGGGGGAGACCCTTACGGAGATGTCCTGGAGGACGAGGAGGTGGGCTCCCGGGGAAACAAGGATGTCTACTGGTCGGAGGCTGACCGGCAGCTCCTTGGCCCCTGTGTGGGGCTGGTGAAGGCCGCCAGGGCCTGCCTGAAGAAGGTCCTGGGGGCGGTGAGAGCCCACGGCCAGGCGGCCACGCTGGAGCAGGTGGCACAGCTGGATGACCTCGCAGACATTGCGGGCGACGTCAGTCCCAG CGTGGACGAGCTGGTGCTGAGCACCTACCCACCTGTGAACCAGCTGGCCCTGCGCCTGAAT GCTGGAAAACTGGCCTCGGTGCTGAAGAAGATGCTGGAGATCGCCAG GACCAGCCATGTTTGCCCTTCGCCTGAAGAGGACTGGGTGCGATTCCTCACTGGGGCTGTGGATCACAACATGGGCAGAATCAAAAGCCTGACGCAAGGGCTGCTTTGA